The segment CTTCTAGGTGGGTTTCACTGTCCTCTATGAAATACCTTTCAAAGGTCGCCATCTTCTTCTTGCCGAACAGCGGCGAGAATTCTCCACACCACAAGTACCAGATCAGGTCCTGGCACTGGCTCTTGATCTTTTCATCTTTGGCATAATACGCCTTTTTCACTTTGGCATCAAAATAATCGAGCAGCGATTTCCCTTGATAGGTGGCGCCATCAATTTCGAACTTTCTAAAGGATCCATCCCCGTTTAAAGGAATGCACCCATGGTAAAGCAGATTTCCGTTGTATACGAGGTACATGCTTCCTTTGTCGATTAAGAACTTGGCATGCTCCTGCAGCTTGGTCGAATGGTAGAACGACGACTTGAGCTTCTCTACGACATCACGCTCGTCCTCTGTCAAACGGTAGGGATCCTCAGGATCGATCGTAGGCAGGACCTTGTCGATTAGTTCATAGTCAACCCCGTCAATTAGGACGGTCCCTTGCCTATAGTCTATTTTCTCGAGTAATAACCTGTCGTTTAAGTTCAGATCGGGTCTTCTCCTGATAATCTGACCTTCAAGCTTAAACTGGATGATCGCTATCGCCTTTTGCATGCGAGACATCAGGTCGATGTCCTTTTCTTTAAAGTCGGAAGACTTCACCTTGGCATCGAAGGTCCCTGCATACTCGCCTCCATAATGGTCCAGCGCAAGTCTGACAAGCGGGGACAGGTTGATGCCATAGCCCTCTTCAAGGGTTTCCAAATTGCCGTATCTTAAAGATATTCTCAGCACATTCGCCATGCACGCCTCTGACCCGAAAGCCGCACCTATCCAAAGCACGTCATGGTTTCCCCACTGGGTATCCACTGAATGGTGCCTCATGAGGGTGTCGATGACATGATGCGCACCGGCTCCCCTATCATATATATCGCCAATAATGTGCAGATGGTCCACTACTAGTTGTCTGATCACACCAGAAATCGTAATGATGAACTCGTCCGCACGGTCGATCGCAATCACACTTTCGACAATCGACTTGAAATAACTCTTTTTCATGCTGATCTGGTCGTTTTCATTGAAGAGCTCTTCGATAATGTATTTAAAACTCTCAGGAATAGCTTTTCTCACTTTCGACCGGGTGTACTTGTAGGCGGCCGCCTTACACAGATTCACAAGCCGATAGATCATCAGCTCGTACCATGCATCCAGATCCGCTTCGCTTGATTTGATCAGTTTGATTTTTTCTTTTGGGTAGTAAATCAGTGTTGCGAGCGTCTTTTTTTCCTCATCGGTGATCGACTCTGCGAAAACTTCGTTGATCTTTCTTTTCACGACACCCGAAGCGTTTCTCATCACATGCTCGAAGGCCTCGTGTTCGCCGTGAATATCCGCAAGAAAGTGCTCTGTTCCTTTAGGAAGGTTCGTAATGGCTGTCAGATTGACAATTTCAGTGCAAACATCGCTGATGTTTCTATATTGCTTACCAAGAAGCTCCAAGTATTTTAAATTCATATCCTTCATTCCGGCACCACCTTTTCATTGCTCAACATCTACTACGGCTGAGGCCTATCACTGATAATAATTGATTTGATTCATGATCTTAAATCCGTATTTAGTATAAAGTCCGAATGCCTCTTCATTGCTCGAATCCACTTCAAGAGTGACTTGAGCATCGCAAGCAGACCTGATTTCTTTGATCAGTGCGCTCAGCATGCCCTTCGCATAACCCATTCCTCGATGTTTTTTTAAGATTCCAAGTCCCGAAATCACAGCCTTTTCCCCTTCAAGTGAATAAGATGCGATTCCGATATCCTTCGTACCCATCTTGACAAGATACAAGTATCTGTTTTCCGATTTTAAGAAGTTATCGATAAGCTCGTAGGGAAAGTCCCTGCTTCCAAAGACGTCCTTGGCCCCTTTTACATAACGCTTCACATTTTCCTCTGTCACAGGCTCTAGAACCCCCGGATAGCTTTCAAGCGACTCACACGGTGTGTAGGCCATCTGATATTCGGAGTGATTCAGTCGATATCCTAATCGCGACAGGACCGCCTTTCCTTCGCTTGAGTGTTCATCGCACACTAATAAAAGTTCGTATATTTTAAAGGCTTCAAGTTCTCTTCTAGCTTCAGTAAGAAGCTCTGTGAACACATGCATCTTTCGATACTTTGGATGCACGACACACTGAATTTCTGCTGCATCCTTTGACGGAGCGAAGATGTTCAGGTAGCCGATCAGCCTCTCTTTGTCGTAAGCGTAGACATTGGCCTTTATCTCTTTTTTGTAGTTGAGTTCGTTTGCCACTTCTAAGGACAAACTCATTTTGCAGATCTTATTGGTTTCGCGCAAAAGGTCCATGACGATTGCTTCAAGATAGTCTGTCGTTTTTTTTATCATGCCTTCGCCTCCCTTTACTTGTCCACTGACAATGCCGTCCACGCACCCTCCACCATTATAACATTCATCACACCTGTTTGATGACTACAATTTGATGACAGCTTAAAGGGCATAAAAAATCAGCGGTTACTTACCCGCTGACCGATTTCTTGTTATCTAGATTTTCAAGCATCTACCCGATCCGGTCACTGCAAGAGTTTTAAAAGTTCCTTCATCAGTTTTTTCTCCTCTTGGTTCATGGCTTTTGACAGGTCGTAGACCATATTCCTAAGGTCCCTTAAGACAAAGGGTTCATCCGGCTTTGATTCCAGCGACAAGAGGCAAAGCGCGATGGTCTGCAATCCTTTTTTCACAGAAGTGTTTCCTAGGTTGGCCATCGAATGGCTCACATAAAACTTCTTGACATCACCGATGATATCCTGTGTGTCTCTGGGTTTTTTAAACATGTCCCACCTACCCCTTTATTAAATAGAGCAGCAGCAGATGCGCTGGATAGAATGTGTAAAAGGCATATTTCAGATTCATGCCCTTTTTACCGTTATAAAAATAGATGAAGCCAAGCGCCAATAGCTGAAACGCCTGCAAATACTGCCACAAGTTGAACTTAAAGGTCATCACCAGCGGTAAAAGCACCATCAATAGCGAAATCACACCGAGGATCTGAAACATCTTCTTAAAATCATTTCTTGTCATAAACATGATAAAGATGAATGCGATGCCGTACGCCCCATAATCGGTTCTCAGCATACTTGCAAGCACCATCATGATGATCATGATAAGCATACCGCCCGCCTTCGATTTCGCCTTCTTGTCATACAGGTAGATGCCGACAAGTCCTAAGGTGAGAGTGAAGAAGATATTCTGATAGCCTAATTCGAGTATTCTTCCCTCAAATGCCAGATCGAATGGAACCTCTGCGATCAATGCGAATACGCCGAGCCTTACCATATATTTTTTTAGGTCGCCCGTATGGTAATAGCCTTCAATGATCAAAAAGCAGAAGATAGGAAAAGCGATCCTACCGACGATTCTAAATAACATCACTTCAGGAAAAAGAACCGCCCCGATATGGTCGAGCAGCATCGAGAGTATCGCAATAAGTTTCAGCGTAGAGTTTGACATTGCTCTCTCCTAGGCGTTTTTATTTTTAGTGGTCAGACCTGCAAAGAATGCGTTTAAGAACTGGTCGTTGCATCGTTTGTAGTGCTTGTGTCCCTCTGCCCTGAAGTAAGGGTTCAGTTCTCTGTTGGTCAGAGTGACTCCTGCGTTTTCAAACACTTCCACAAGATCATCACCTGTCATCGCAAATGCGATCTTCATTTTTTTTAGTACGGCATTATTGGCGGTTTGAGCGCTAGGAATCGAAAGAACCGTCTTCTTAGGCTTTCCGTCATCCGGTCTTGGTCCTCTTTTAAAGATGATCAGACCATTTAAAAACGCTTCTAACATTTCAAAGTCGCACGGGTACAAGTCCTGCTCCTCATCGCTATCAAAGTCGACAAGCATCATGGCCGCGTCCTCTTCTGTAAAGTCAAAATCGGAATGTGCAAAAATCGTCACCATGCTTTTTATATCGACATCTGCCGCACGACAGATTTTGGTCAACAGTTCATTATTCTTCATGTAATCCTCCCTGAGTGTTAAACAACTGTACAAGTATACCATAGATACGCTGCACAGTGTAGGCCCGCACATCATAGCCCGATGGCGATCACCTTGTCGTTCTCACGGGTGATGACGCATTCGCTGAGCGCATGATCGATAAAATAGCTTGAATTGCCGATTTTTATCACCGTATCCGGGTAAATCGTATTGATTTTGACTTTTCCATCTTTCACATGTTTCAGGGCGTCCATCAGCTTGTCAAGACGCTTAGCCTTATCTTCCAGATCGATCTGGGTGCTCAGCAGACTGTCCCTGTACTGCTTGGCCTTATTCAGCAACTGCTCGTTCTCAGGTTCTTCTTCAATTTTCTTTTGAAAAATCGGAATCTGGAGCTTCAGCTTGCCTTCGATGATCTTCAGTTCCTGGATGGTTTCTTTGAGTAGCTTCAACTCTTGTATCGCACTTGCGTTGATGCCTAGGTTGATCGAGGTGATCACCCCTAGCTTAGAACCGATTCTATTCGCATCGATCATGTATTTTGAAGTGATCTCACCACCGATAATGAGTCCCTTGTTTCCCTTGACCGTGATCTTGCTGTCGCAAAGGACGGAACTGTTGATGATCTCACCTGTTTGAATCTCACCTTTCACATAAACATTCGCATTTTCAATAAACTTTGCAGTCAAGTTGCCGTTGACGACGATATCCGACTCTCCGTGTCCGAGTATGCCCTTACCTACGATCAAATCACCCTTGACTTTAATCATGCATCCTTCCACGACACCGTCGATAGTGAGGTCACCATCACAATTGATGGTATAACCGTCAAGTACGCTTTCCTTGACGTGCACGTTTCCGCTAAAATAGATGTTTCCAGTTTCAGGACCAACCGTTCCAAGCTCAATCAGATTGATCACCGTGACCCGACCGTTCACCCGCTTGACGATCCCGTCTATCTCCGCTTTCAGTTCTAATTCGTCCTCACTGATGACCGTGTTCTCACCATAGGTGATGCGTACATCCTTTCCCGGCTTGTGTTTGATGGCCTTACCGGTCACCGTCGTTCCGTCAGAACCTTCTTTTACTGGAATTTTAGAAACCAAAAGGTCACCCGCCGTTACCGTCTTTGCAAAGTTCATGTTCTTAAAGTCCACACTTCCGTCTGCGTTGAGGTAGGGCGTGGCTTTGGATTCAAATGCGACATGTTCGATGATCTTGGCGTCCACGCCGTTGATATGCCTGATGCCCTTTGCGATGACCAGGTGCTCGATATTCTCATGCCTGTCGCAGGCTTCCCTGATGTCTTCCTCGAGTATTCCGAAGCTGATATTGCTTTCCCTTATGACCGCCATCACTTCATCGAAGATGGATGTCTCGGGTTCACTGTAGAAGTTCAGTGACATGGTGGCACTGTAATAATCATCCGCCATAAACAACATCAGCTCATATACATCCGTCTTTTTATTCATATGCCATCCCTCCACTTCGTTCTATTCATTCAATACCCACCGAATTATGGAAATAGCAGCAAACTCCGGTTAACTGGCAATTTGTCCGCATATATACTAGTTATCGGCTAATTTTTTTGAACCTTCATCCACAATAAGCGATTGCTGCCGCTAATTTAAATCATTTGACTCATCCGCACCGATAAATGATAGATTGTAAAATAACGGTTTACCCTCTGATTTTATTGGTATATATGAGATAAAGCAAATTGTCACATCAAAGGGGGAGCCATCATGAGTAAAAGTTTTAAGTTCAAGTTAGCGCTATATTTCGGAGTCGTCATCCTTATCGCATCCCTTGCGATTGGAACGAGTGTCTCCATGCTGAGCGCAAGTAAGCTAAAGTCCATCAGAAACACGACTTCCGAGGAACTGGCCATCGAAACGACTGCGACGATTTCAAATTATCTCGCGTCCTATAGCCGGGCGATTTACACGCTCAGCCTCGATTCCAATGTCAAATCCTCACCTGTCTACCACGATTCGATGCCGTGGATGCTCAGGACATTCGAAAGCTTTACAAAGGCATATCCAGAAGCGAGCTATATCTACATCGGCTATGAAGAGGAATTGGGCTTTACGACAGACGATGTGGAGCCTAAGCTGAAAGAATTTTTCGGCAACGTCAAAATTGACAGCGACGAACTTGCCTATAAGGAAGCTGCTTATAACGCGACAAAAGGTTTCTTCACTATTCCGCACTTCAAGGCGCCTGCAGATTACGATCCATCCAAACGTGGTTGGTACGCCCTTGCAAAGGGTGCGACTGAACCCATGTGGACCGATACCTACATCGACGCTTTCACAGGACTTCCTATTATCACCTGCGCCGCGCAAGTACTTGATGACAGCGGCAAGTTCATTGGCGTCGTTTCGGCGGATATCTCGCTTGATACCATCGCGCAGACCTATAAGGACACCGTGGTAGGAAACACCGGCTACCTGTTTATCACCGACTCGGCCGGCAATGTCATCGCGCACCCAGATCCCGCACAACTTGGAGAAAGTGTACAGGAAATGGAGTTCTGGTCTCAGATGAGCAACGGCACTCAAGGATACATCAATTACAGCTATAACGGCGAAAAGAAATACCTTTATTACACAACCGAACCAAACACTGGTTGGAAGGTAGCCGTTCCATTCGCAAGCAATGAAATCAGCATAGACACGACCCCACTTATCCTAAGCAGTTCGCTTGTGATGGTGGTTTCAGTCGCTATCGGTATTGCAATCGCAGTTTATATCGCGATGAGAATCACAAAAGACTTGAATACGGTAAACCTGTCCCTATCAAAGGTCGCACAAGGTGATTTGACAGAAAAGGTGGTCCTCTCAAGAAAAGACGAGATCGGACAGATGGGAGAAAATCTCAACAAGACAATCGATACGCTCAACGAGATCGTAAACGAGATCAACCGCACTTCGACCGCCGTTAAACACGACACCGACAACCTGACCACGGCAATCGGTGAGACGACGCTCGCGACTGAGGAAATC is part of the Fusibacter sp. A1 genome and harbors:
- a CDS encoding fructose-1,6-bisphosphatase, translated to MKDMNLKYLELLGKQYRNISDVCTEIVNLTAITNLPKGTEHFLADIHGEHEAFEHVMRNASGVVKRKINEVFAESITDEEKKTLATLIYYPKEKIKLIKSSEADLDAWYELMIYRLVNLCKAAAYKYTRSKVRKAIPESFKYIIEELFNENDQISMKKSYFKSIVESVIAIDRADEFIITISGVIRQLVVDHLHIIGDIYDRGAGAHHVIDTLMRHHSVDTQWGNHDVLWIGAAFGSEACMANVLRISLRYGNLETLEEGYGINLSPLVRLALDHYGGEYAGTFDAKVKSSDFKEKDIDLMSRMQKAIAIIQFKLEGQIIRRRPDLNLNDRLLLEKIDYRQGTVLIDGVDYELIDKVLPTIDPEDPYRLTEDERDVVEKLKSSFYHSTKLQEHAKFLIDKGSMYLVYNGNLLYHGCIPLNGDGSFRKFEIDGATYQGKSLLDYFDAKVKKAYYAKDEKIKSQCQDLIWYLWCGEFSPLFGKKKMATFERYFIEDSETHLEVKDPYYTLREDEEICDRILHEFGLENRISHIINGHVPVKVKKGEVPIKAGGKLITIDGGFSKAYQKETGIAGYTLIFNSKGMILVSHEPFESKEKAVKEEMDMLPTTVFIQKDRPRMYVGDTDTGIRLKEDIDSLKALLDAYREGQIKAT
- a CDS encoding GNAT family N-acetyltransferase; translation: MIKKTTDYLEAIVMDLLRETNKICKMSLSLEVANELNYKKEIKANVYAYDKERLIGYLNIFAPSKDAAEIQCVVHPKYRKMHVFTELLTEARRELEAFKIYELLLVCDEHSSEGKAVLSRLGYRLNHSEYQMAYTPCESLESYPGVLEPVTEENVKRYVKGAKDVFGSRDFPYELIDNFLKSENRYLYLVKMGTKDIGIASYSLEGEKAVISGLGILKKHRGMGYAKGMLSALIKEIRSACDAQVTLEVDSSNEEAFGLYTKYGFKIMNQINYYQ
- a CDS encoding TraX family protein, producing the protein MSNSTLKLIAILSMLLDHIGAVLFPEVMLFRIVGRIAFPIFCFLIIEGYYHTGDLKKYMVRLGVFALIAEVPFDLAFEGRILELGYQNIFFTLTLGLVGIYLYDKKAKSKAGGMLIMIIMMVLASMLRTDYGAYGIAFIFIMFMTRNDFKKMFQILGVISLLMVLLPLVMTFKFNLWQYLQAFQLLALGFIYFYNGKKGMNLKYAFYTFYPAHLLLLYLIKG
- a CDS encoding DUF1456 family protein; this translates as MKNNELLTKICRAADVDIKSMVTIFAHSDFDFTEEDAAMMLVDFDSDEEQDLYPCDFEMLEAFLNGLIIFKRGPRPDDGKPKKTVLSIPSAQTANNAVLKKMKIAFAMTGDDLVEVFENAGVTLTNRELNPYFRAEGHKHYKRCNDQFLNAFFAGLTTKNKNA
- a CDS encoding DUF342 domain-containing protein; amino-acid sequence: MNKKTDVYELMLFMADDYYSATMSLNFYSEPETSIFDEVMAVIRESNISFGILEEDIREACDRHENIEHLVIAKGIRHINGVDAKIIEHVAFESKATPYLNADGSVDFKNMNFAKTVTAGDLLVSKIPVKEGSDGTTVTGKAIKHKPGKDVRITYGENTVISEDELELKAEIDGIVKRVNGRVTVINLIELGTVGPETGNIYFSGNVHVKESVLDGYTINCDGDLTIDGVVEGCMIKVKGDLIVGKGILGHGESDIVVNGNLTAKFIENANVYVKGEIQTGEIINSSVLCDSKITVKGNKGLIIGGEITSKYMIDANRIGSKLGVITSINLGINASAIQELKLLKETIQELKIIEGKLKLQIPIFQKKIEEEPENEQLLNKAKQYRDSLLSTQIDLEDKAKRLDKLMDALKHVKDGKVKINTIYPDTVIKIGNSSYFIDHALSECVITRENDKVIAIGL
- a CDS encoding methyl-accepting chemotaxis protein, giving the protein MSKSFKFKLALYFGVVILIASLAIGTSVSMLSASKLKSIRNTTSEELAIETTATISNYLASYSRAIYTLSLDSNVKSSPVYHDSMPWMLRTFESFTKAYPEASYIYIGYEEELGFTTDDVEPKLKEFFGNVKIDSDELAYKEAAYNATKGFFTIPHFKAPADYDPSKRGWYALAKGATEPMWTDTYIDAFTGLPIITCAAQVLDDSGKFIGVVSADISLDTIAQTYKDTVVGNTGYLFITDSAGNVIAHPDPAQLGESVQEMEFWSQMSNGTQGYINYSYNGEKKYLYYTTEPNTGWKVAVPFASNEISIDTTPLILSSSLVMVVSVAIGIAIAVYIAMRITKDLNTVNLSLSKVAQGDLTEKVVLSRKDEIGQMGENLNKTIDTLNEIVNEINRTSTAVKHDTDNLTTAIGETTLATEEIARSIQDVAKGTNMQALEVQDGSEKTASVGEKITEVNHLSTEMGNLSDEIKGDSEQGLITMKQLIKKAEEKEQSSEELSTIINSVDAQSKKIGDITNTISSIAQQTNLLALNASIESARAGEAGRGFAVVAEEIRKLAEQSATSSDDIKELIDNMQSQSTTAVKTVDNNRKIDSEEFEAVKKTEQIFNRIFERLNDLLKSIESIKVKNGDIDSDSRALLDVMNNVSSVTEETSAASEEVSASTEEQLASMEEIASQTEHLRQSVEDLHHLILRFKTTV